Proteins found in one Thiohalobacter sp. genomic segment:
- a CDS encoding bile acid:sodium symporter family protein: MKILVTLLRALANGLAPLTLIGAVAAYLHPPLFLGFKASFQWFFAATMFALGVVLEPRELAATVREPGRIGLGVLTQYSVMPLFGFAVAMLLPLPEAVALGFIIVAAAPGAMASNVIVYLAGGAVAYSIALTTVSTFLSPFLTPLLVKLLGGVFLPVAVWPLMRTILLTVVVPLGGGMLLRRMLGRGLAFARELAPAVAAVAIIVICSYAVAANQPRIAAMGTPVMIAVVLLNGLGYAAGWWLARLYGFDRRHRLALAIEIGMQNAGLGVVLALRHFAPETALPGALFAVWCILTAAGASGWLRRRAVPAPI; encoded by the coding sequence ATGAAAATCCTGGTCACCCTGCTGCGGGCGCTGGCCAACGGGCTGGCACCCCTGACCCTGATCGGCGCCGTCGCCGCCTATCTGCACCCGCCGCTGTTCCTCGGCTTCAAGGCCAGCTTCCAGTGGTTCTTTGCCGCCACCATGTTCGCCCTCGGCGTGGTGCTGGAACCGCGCGAGCTGGCGGCCACCGTGCGCGAGCCGGGGCGCATCGGCCTGGGCGTGCTCACCCAGTACAGCGTCATGCCCCTGTTCGGTTTCGCCGTGGCCATGCTGCTGCCGCTGCCGGAGGCGGTCGCCCTCGGCTTCATCATCGTCGCCGCAGCGCCCGGCGCCATGGCCAGCAACGTCATCGTCTATCTCGCCGGCGGTGCCGTGGCCTACTCCATTGCGCTGACCACCGTATCCACCTTTCTTTCGCCCTTCCTCACCCCGCTGCTGGTGAAGTTGTTGGGGGGCGTGTTCCTGCCGGTGGCGGTCTGGCCGCTGATGCGCACCATCCTGCTCACCGTGGTGGTGCCGCTGGGCGGCGGCATGCTGCTGCGGCGCATGCTGGGCAGGGGCCTGGCCTTCGCCCGCGAGCTGGCGCCCGCGGTGGCCGCGGTGGCCATCATTGTCATCTGCAGCTATGCCGTGGCCGCGAACCAGCCGCGCATCGCCGCCATGGGGACGCCGGTCATGATCGCGGTGGTCCTGCTCAACGGCCTGGGCTATGCCGCCGGCTGGTGGCTGGCGCGCCTGTACGGCTTCGACCGGCGCCATCGTCTCGCGCTGGCCATCGAGATCGGCATGCAGAATGCCGGCCTCGGCGTGGTGCTCGCGCTCCGGCACTTTGCCCCCGAGACCGCCCTGCCCGGCGCCCTGTTCGCCGTCTGGTGCATCCTCACCGCCGCCGGCGCCAGCGGCTGGCTGCGCCGGCGCGCCGTGCCTGCCCCGATCTGA
- a CDS encoding HigA family addiction module antitoxin: MSKKLEPIHPGEILRKDFLEPLGISINRLARDIAVSPGRVSEIVNGKRGISADTALRLSRYFGVSPELWLGLQSEYDLRVAKQTVGDEIDKRIHPFAA; the protein is encoded by the coding sequence ATGAGCAAGAAACTCGAGCCAATCCATCCGGGTGAAATCCTGCGCAAGGATTTCCTCGAGCCACTGGGTATCAGCATCAACCGGCTTGCGCGCGATATTGCCGTTTCTCCCGGTCGGGTGAGCGAGATCGTCAACGGAAAGCGGGGCATCAGTGCGGATACCGCGCTGCGACTGAGCCGCTATTTCGGTGTCTCTCCGGAACTGTGGCTGGGTCTGCAGTCCGAGTATGATCTGAGAGTCGCGAAGCAGACCGTGGGGGACGAGATCGACAAGCGGATTCATCCCTTTGCCGCGTGA